A window from Calditrichota bacterium encodes these proteins:
- a CDS encoding biopolymer transporter ExbD, producing the protein MKFNKKSKAEAGIPTASMPDIIFMLLIFFMVTTVFKEFRGIPVRLPAARKIEKLPGKRNVAYIYADDRDRVSIDDKFVEIREISRLMYDKMRDEIAPLRVVSMKIDERANMGFVTKIQEELRKAGGTALNVNYSTKTASK; encoded by the coding sequence TTGAAGTTCAATAAAAAAAGTAAAGCGGAAGCTGGGATACCAACAGCCTCAATGCCTGATATTATCTTTATGCTCCTCATCTTTTTCATGGTAACCACGGTATTCAAAGAGTTTCGTGGAATACCGGTTCGCTTGCCGGCGGCGCGGAAAATAGAAAAGCTGCCTGGCAAACGAAATGTCGCTTACATCTATGCAGACGATCGCGATCGGGTATCTATTGATGACAAATTTGTAGAAATTAGAGAAATTTCGCGCTTGATGTACGACAAGATGAGGGATGAGATTGCCCCTCTTCGTGTTGTTTCCATGAAAATTGATGAGCGTGCGAATATGGGGTTTGTAACAAAAATCCAAGAGGAGCTAAGGAAGGCAGGCGGCACCGCTCTTAATGTAAATTATTCAACAAAAACAGCAAGTAAGTAA
- a CDS encoding sigma-70 family RNA polymerase sigma factor: MDQNEVLLIHRAQEGHVPSFEQLVRLYDENIMQLLCHLLNDIEDAKDVYQDVFFKVYKSINSFRFRSEFYTWLYRIAVNTAINFRNKRKKIWQMESAEYLAANDSGFSEPEDSGANPESHLLNSELSLKIAEAIDKLSPKQRAVFILRHYQGMKLAEIANVLESSEGTIKNYLFRAMQKMKRNLQKYEAQ, from the coding sequence ATGGATCAAAATGAAGTGTTGTTGATTCACCGCGCTCAGGAAGGTCACGTCCCATCTTTTGAACAACTGGTGCGGCTGTATGACGAAAATATTATGCAATTGCTTTGTCATTTGCTCAATGATATCGAGGATGCAAAGGATGTGTATCAGGATGTTTTTTTTAAAGTGTACAAATCCATAAATTCATTTCGGTTTCGCAGCGAGTTTTACACCTGGCTCTATCGCATTGCCGTAAATACGGCGATAAATTTTCGGAATAAACGAAAGAAGATTTGGCAAATGGAAAGTGCGGAATATCTGGCAGCGAATGATTCGGGGTTTTCCGAACCCGAGGATTCCGGCGCCAATCCGGAAAGCCATTTATTAAATTCGGAACTGTCATTGAAAATCGCTGAAGCCATTGACAAGCTTTCGCCGAAACAGCGCGCTGTGTTCATTTTGCGTCATTATCAAGGAATGAAATTGGCGGAAATTGCCAATGTTTTAGAATCAAGCGAAGGAACGATAAAAAATTATCTATTTCGAGCCATGCAAAAGATGAAGCGAAATTTGCAAAAATATGAAGCCCAATAA
- a CDS encoding MotA/TolQ/ExbB proton channel family protein — protein MDFIISSFRSGGPFMYVILLVLITGIAIMVERTIFILGRNRIDTAAFMHRLLDFIHQKNIRSAVEFCSISNAALPKVLRAGLEEAGKSPAEIQNALELAALAEIPKLEKRTPYLATIANVSTLLGLLGTIFGLITSFEAVATADASMKATLLSGGISQAMNTTAFGLISAIPCMIAYSVIQEKTNELIDEINQNVARVYSKLILLKNNSKGK, from the coding sequence TTGGATTTCATCATTAGTTCCTTCAGATCCGGTGGCCCGTTCATGTACGTTATTCTGCTGGTATTGATTACGGGTATCGCCATTATGGTTGAACGCACCATTTTTATTCTGGGAAGAAATCGCATCGATACGGCGGCATTCATGCACCGCTTGCTCGATTTCATTCATCAAAAAAACATCAGAAGCGCCGTGGAATTTTGCAGTATTTCCAACGCGGCGCTGCCCAAAGTACTCCGCGCCGGACTTGAGGAAGCCGGAAAAAGTCCCGCGGAAATTCAAAATGCGCTGGAATTAGCAGCGCTGGCGGAAATTCCCAAGCTGGAAAAACGCACGCCGTACTTGGCGACAATCGCTAACGTCTCCACGCTATTGGGATTGTTAGGTACAATTTTCGGTCTCATCACCTCGTTCGAAGCCGTGGCAACCGCAGACGCTTCCATGAAAGCGACTCTGTTGTCCGGCGGTATCTCCCAGGCAATGAATACCACCGCTTTCGGGTTAATTTCAGCCATCCCGTGCATGATTGCCTATTCGGTCATTCAGGAAAAAACAAACGAACTGATCGACGAAATCAATCAAAACGTGGCGCGCGTTTACAGCAAGTTGATTTTACTGAAAAATAATAGCAAAGGCAAATAA
- a CDS encoding MotA/TolQ/ExbB proton channel family protein, whose translation MIELFVKGGLMMWPILFFFVLGLVISLERFWSLTRASVNTRKFMTKIQTALSEGGVEAAKEVCENTRGPLASIFHAGLSRADQGIEQVEKAIMNAGSIEMAFLEKGLIWLSTVVSVAPMLGFTGTVWGMIMAFNDIAKANDISPTIVATGISVALLTTLFGLIVAIIIQFFHNYFVSRIDKLIIDMEEGSVELVDTLVNLNKAK comes from the coding sequence ATGATTGAGCTTTTTGTCAAAGGCGGATTAATGATGTGGCCGATTTTGTTCTTCTTTGTGTTAGGTTTGGTCATTAGCCTGGAGCGATTCTGGTCATTAACGCGCGCATCGGTGAATACGCGCAAGTTTATGACGAAAATTCAAACCGCGCTGTCAGAAGGCGGTGTGGAAGCAGCGAAAGAAGTCTGTGAAAACACGCGCGGGCCTCTGGCGTCAATTTTTCATGCGGGACTTTCCCGGGCAGATCAAGGTATTGAACAAGTGGAAAAGGCGATTATGAATGCCGGCTCCATTGAAATGGCTTTTCTGGAAAAAGGTCTCATTTGGTTGTCCACGGTAGTGAGCGTCGCCCCGATGTTAGGATTCACCGGAACGGTTTGGGGAATGATTATGGCCTTTAACGACATCGCAAAGGCAAATGATATTTCTCCGACAATCGTTGCGACTGGTATTTCTGTCGCGTTGTTGACAACGCTGTTCGGATTGATTGTGGCGATCATCATTCAATTTTTTCACAACTATTTCGTTTCGCGCATCGACAAATTAATTATTGATATGGAAGAGGGATCCGTGGAATTGGTTGACACATTGGTAAATTTAAACAAAGCGAAATAA
- a CDS encoding biopolymer transporter ExbD has product MMVEKRKKKPTEIPSSSLADIAFLLLIFFLVTTTIDVDKGIGLVLPPKGETKEVSKKNIISLLVNAEGKVMLGDQVVDIPMIKSIIRRKLAENDKLIVSVKTDANTKYRYYIQVLDQLKQANATRISIAEPEQ; this is encoded by the coding sequence ATGATGGTAGAAAAGAGAAAGAAGAAACCCACAGAGATTCCTTCTTCATCGTTGGCGGATATAGCATTTCTTTTGCTAATTTTCTTCCTGGTGACCACCACCATCGATGTGGACAAAGGGATTGGTCTGGTTCTGCCGCCGAAAGGAGAAACAAAAGAGGTAAGCAAGAAAAACATCATCAGCCTGCTGGTGAATGCCGAGGGAAAAGTTATGCTCGGCGATCAGGTTGTGGATATTCCCATGATCAAAAGCATTATTCGGCGAAAACTGGCGGAGAATGATAAGTTGATCGTTTCGGTGAAAACGGACGCGAACACTAAATATCGCTATTACATCCAAGTACTGGATCAATTAAAACAGGCAAACGCAACGCGTATCTCAATAGCGGAACCAGAGCAGTAA
- a CDS encoding tetratricopeptide repeat protein: protein MKGKLYIITFLAIATVFISHFAIAQSKFNPDNIDQLPIKYVASDTTNSIDINSVKATILHHEQMIAKYPNQPFIPYLMFELAELYASKAQYDFRLKMKKYDEDIVKFEKGKIFAEPILPRVNLQKTIDLCYQLLEKYPNLPYKDKILYRLAISHLDEGNQEKAKDYLQKLVFETPESPRISEAHFRLGEYYFSKRQFRKAIDEYKRLLDRWDDPYFNYSLYKLGWSYYNINDFTSAISSFVYLISDISLLEKLNTKLLGKTKADVRNEAIEYIAHSLTEYRGPQSLEEILSRDDTQSYAVDVLLKMGEIYKQRNFYQDAIHVYQTLLNLYPFYPDAPSIQNEIIQCYEADLNEDQATEAKNVFVEKYGPDSEWLKKHQGTKVRENAVNMSEEMLYSLGAEFQSKAQKKNQASEYRKAIDKYEEYLKKFRTNKRASRVNFYLAECYYAIQEFDKAADEYYKVMTIYGENEFRETAAFNRILAYYEILSRQTASSDSITLYIEDFVGGGTESIIPIKVASETQFNLIRACNDFVRQQPQSEHLLDVLIKFAETLYNLDRWDLAVKLYKKTVDPKYRSSPYYGQCIKMVAQCYLKMGDYKKSEKWFNNLADAFPDSANFVKKSKKLVASAKFKHAENLKKQGKPTRAAVEFLRLAFSEKDEQIAKAAIFEAGGQFEQAEDIQKAVRAYERMLEEQPNVSFKDELLMKAALLYEKKQDWVHAADKYMRVVDECPTSQFASRALLAAANCYEQLELWFKAKNTYRQFVSRFPDANPDQIIEALYKIGEISYNQNDFSNALNEFQATIEKFQEFKRRRKSVEDYLPAKAQFLIGEINFGKYKQIKIAPPLDITMKRKTALLQTVLKNYVDAGKYQIAEWTTASLFKTGMTFEELAQAIESAPVPEEYRDQEKEVYLQAINKQVAAARQKALDIYKANLTNASRNNIQNEWVKKTKQRIEQLSLVLGMAKSSALSQQSNQKRIVPTNQIKRNDQ, encoded by the coding sequence ATGAAGGGCAAATTATATATCATCACATTTTTAGCCATAGCAACCGTTTTCATTTCGCATTTTGCTATTGCGCAGAGCAAATTTAACCCGGACAATATTGATCAGCTCCCGATAAAATATGTGGCCTCGGACACCACGAACAGCATTGATATCAATAGTGTTAAGGCGACAATTTTGCACCACGAACAAATGATTGCCAAATATCCGAATCAGCCGTTTATCCCCTATCTGATGTTTGAATTGGCCGAATTGTACGCCAGCAAAGCTCAGTACGATTTCAGGCTAAAAATGAAAAAATATGACGAAGACATTGTGAAATTTGAAAAGGGGAAAATTTTTGCCGAGCCCATATTGCCGCGCGTTAATTTGCAAAAAACGATTGACCTGTGTTATCAATTATTAGAAAAATACCCCAATCTGCCTTACAAAGACAAAATACTGTACAGATTGGCAATTTCCCACCTCGACGAGGGGAATCAGGAAAAAGCCAAAGATTATTTGCAAAAATTGGTGTTTGAAACGCCGGAAAGCCCGCGCATTTCAGAGGCGCATTTCCGTCTCGGCGAATATTATTTCAGCAAAAGACAATTTCGAAAAGCAATCGACGAATACAAACGCCTTTTGGATCGGTGGGACGATCCATATTTTAACTATTCTTTGTACAAATTAGGTTGGTCATACTACAATATTAATGATTTCACCAGCGCCATCAGCTCGTTCGTCTATCTCATCAGCGATATTTCGCTGCTGGAAAAGTTAAACACGAAACTGTTGGGCAAAACCAAAGCCGACGTTCGCAATGAAGCTATCGAGTACATCGCACATTCTCTCACAGAATACCGCGGCCCACAATCGTTGGAAGAAATTTTGAGTAGAGATGACACACAAAGCTACGCCGTGGACGTGTTGCTCAAAATGGGAGAAATTTACAAACAGCGAAATTTTTATCAGGACGCTATCCACGTTTATCAGACATTGCTCAATTTGTACCCATTCTATCCGGACGCGCCGAGCATTCAAAATGAGATCATCCAATGCTACGAAGCCGACTTGAACGAAGATCAGGCGACAGAGGCAAAAAATGTCTTTGTCGAAAAATATGGTCCCGACAGCGAGTGGCTCAAAAAACATCAAGGGACTAAAGTCAGAGAAAACGCCGTAAACATGTCCGAGGAGATGTTGTACTCTCTCGGCGCGGAGTTTCAGTCAAAAGCGCAGAAAAAAAATCAAGCCAGCGAATACCGCAAAGCCATTGACAAATACGAGGAGTACCTGAAAAAATTCCGCACGAACAAACGCGCGTCACGCGTAAATTTTTATCTGGCGGAATGTTATTACGCGATCCAGGAATTTGACAAAGCCGCGGATGAATATTACAAAGTAATGACAATTTACGGCGAAAATGAATTTCGCGAAACTGCCGCTTTTAACCGGATTTTGGCCTATTACGAAATTTTGAGTCGTCAAACCGCCAGTTCGGATAGCATCACATTGTACATTGAAGATTTTGTCGGCGGCGGCACGGAGTCAATTATTCCCATTAAGGTCGCCTCCGAGACGCAATTTAACCTGATTCGCGCCTGCAACGATTTTGTGCGGCAACAACCGCAAAGCGAACACTTGCTGGACGTACTGATCAAATTTGCAGAGACGCTATACAATTTAGATCGCTGGGATTTGGCAGTCAAGCTGTACAAAAAAACAGTCGATCCCAAATATCGTTCTTCTCCTTATTATGGGCAATGCATCAAGATGGTCGCTCAATGCTACCTAAAAATGGGAGACTATAAAAAATCTGAGAAATGGTTCAACAATCTGGCCGACGCGTTTCCGGACTCTGCAAATTTTGTGAAAAAATCCAAAAAATTGGTAGCGTCAGCCAAATTCAAACACGCGGAGAATCTAAAAAAACAAGGAAAGCCGACCAGGGCTGCGGTTGAATTTTTGAGATTAGCGTTCAGCGAAAAAGACGAGCAAATTGCCAAAGCTGCAATTTTTGAAGCCGGCGGTCAATTTGAACAAGCGGAAGACATACAAAAAGCAGTTCGCGCCTATGAGCGCATGCTTGAAGAACAGCCAAACGTGAGTTTCAAAGACGAACTGCTGATGAAAGCGGCGCTGCTCTACGAAAAAAAGCAGGATTGGGTCCACGCTGCGGACAAATACATGCGCGTTGTGGACGAATGTCCGACTTCGCAATTTGCGTCTCGCGCCCTGTTAGCCGCAGCTAATTGCTATGAACAATTGGAATTATGGTTCAAGGCCAAAAATACGTATCGGCAATTTGTCAGTCGTTTTCCCGATGCCAATCCGGATCAAATAATAGAAGCGTTGTACAAGATTGGTGAAATTTCATACAATCAAAATGATTTCTCAAACGCATTGAACGAATTTCAGGCAACCATCGAAAAATTTCAGGAATTCAAACGACGGCGGAAAAGCGTGGAAGATTATTTACCAGCAAAGGCACAATTTTTAATCGGTGAAATTAATTTTGGGAAATATAAACAAATAAAAATTGCGCCGCCGCTCGACATCACCATGAAACGCAAAACCGCACTTTTGCAAACCGTATTAAAAAATTATGTGGACGCCGGCAAATATCAAATCGCTGAATGGACCACGGCGTCCCTGTTCAAAACCGGCATGACTTTTGAGGAATTAGCCCAGGCAATTGAGAGCGCCCCTGTCCCCGAAGAGTACCGGGATCAGGAAAAGGAAGTCTATCTCCAGGCCATCAATAAGCAAGTCGCCGCCGCGAGACAAAAGGCGCTGGATATTTACAAAGCGAATTTGACAAACGCATCGAGAAACAACATTCAAAACGAGTGGGTCAAAAAGACCAAACAGCGAATAGAGCAGCTTTCGCTCGTTTTAGGCATGGCCAAAAGTTCCGCGCTTTCACAACAGTCGAACCAAAAAAGAATCGTGCCAACGAACCAGATCAAGAGGAATGATCAATGA
- a CDS encoding energy transducer TonB encodes MSKGKQFSVGQSGANNLILYGTEYPKQHVLFDQQNGYYILNVKPFVKGEISLNSSSLNITELIRHDILPRHGDSYLIKLTPQKQGYVTVGDTKIEFSFQYVQPRQTMPLKSPVFSWTRATLNTLGSDLLFKSIFLFLLTLNILVMYALKDYQVAPKKEIDIEKVPERLARFIPKPPEEILNQGTANSASGAGASESKDKSKDSKSDKSNKASGRKSNRRSSGRGNRVASKGLLGVIGSTSSGAASKSSSIIDALVDKGLVADLNNILGGGTNLKVGKNNTKDAEDPLDQLIGTGGTGGIDDILSSMDETVAMPNLKLKKRTVVDLVKPTATKGSAEALGYRSEESVFQTVNARQGQITYIYNKYLKIKPTLRGKVSIEFTIAANGHVISARVIESTLNYAPMEREILSLVKRLKFKPIASGNVTFVFPFQFAKLN; translated from the coding sequence TTGTCCAAAGGTAAACAATTCTCTGTCGGTCAGAGCGGCGCTAACAATTTGATTCTCTACGGCACTGAATATCCTAAACAACATGTATTGTTTGACCAGCAAAACGGCTATTACATTTTGAACGTCAAACCGTTCGTCAAAGGCGAAATTTCGCTGAATAGCTCCTCGTTGAACATTACCGAGTTAATTCGCCACGATATTTTGCCGCGTCACGGCGATTCCTATTTGATCAAATTAACGCCGCAAAAGCAGGGCTACGTGACGGTTGGCGACACTAAAATTGAATTTTCTTTTCAATATGTCCAGCCAAGACAAACAATGCCGCTCAAATCGCCCGTTTTCTCGTGGACGCGCGCGACGCTCAATACTCTGGGTTCCGACCTTTTATTTAAGTCGATATTTTTATTTTTATTAACGCTGAACATTCTTGTCATGTACGCTTTGAAAGATTACCAGGTGGCGCCCAAAAAAGAAATCGACATTGAAAAAGTACCGGAACGCCTGGCGCGCTTCATTCCTAAACCGCCGGAAGAAATTTTAAATCAGGGAACAGCCAATAGCGCCTCCGGCGCCGGGGCTTCTGAGAGCAAGGATAAATCCAAGGACAGCAAATCCGATAAATCTAACAAAGCAAGCGGACGGAAATCAAACAGACGATCTTCAGGCCGCGGGAATCGCGTGGCATCCAAAGGCTTGCTGGGAGTCATCGGAAGTACCAGTTCCGGCGCGGCAAGCAAATCGAGTTCTATCATCGACGCCTTAGTCGACAAGGGTCTGGTAGCTGATTTGAATAACATACTTGGCGGCGGCACAAATTTGAAAGTGGGCAAAAACAACACCAAAGATGCTGAAGACCCATTAGATCAATTAATCGGTACCGGCGGCACTGGCGGCATCGATGACATTCTGTCCTCCATGGACGAGACGGTGGCCATGCCCAATCTAAAATTGAAAAAGAGAACTGTCGTCGATCTGGTTAAGCCCACCGCCACGAAGGGAAGCGCCGAAGCACTCGGCTACCGTTCTGAAGAATCCGTGTTCCAGACCGTCAATGCGCGGCAGGGGCAAATTACTTACATTTACAACAAATATTTGAAAATCAAACCGACGCTGCGCGGCAAAGTCTCCATCGAATTCACCATCGCCGCGAACGGACATGTGATATCCGCCCGCGTGATCGAATCGACACTGAACTATGCGCCCATGGAGCGCGAGATTCTTTCTCTGGTAAAACGCCTCAAATTCAAACCCATTGCCTCGGGAAATGTGACTTTTGTTTTTCCGTTTCAGTTTGCGAAGTTGAATTAA
- a CDS encoding tetratricopeptide repeat protein — protein sequence MKQPSKILLLIIFSSVIFAVTRSPAILAEGNAAQSSFPQNGNDKEMERAANKTFRNGVKLYKQGEYWRAAQELVIIMDFYPQFNKLDRVITYLGKCLFQEELFAGSTRLYGYLIKKYPRSPMIAEALLGLENNYYSQSKYKQALRVYYALIKKTRDRKILNEASYLAGQCHYYLKNYNMAIGVLKKIDGRSEYYASALYTAALCYLKKSNVATSVDYFRKITSLPIISPERREIVDNARLTLGLIYYELQAYDAATGQLSAVAEDHENYQDALLGLGWAYLKLNEYEKVIHILNKLIKKYPDSENAEESYFLLGQSYIALGRYDEAIASYRRIFEIFPERQDLPVLVQKVNYHLKNQQGHIEDLKVKILIEETKLLDAIPLNGRGQKIPDYLLAEKKRLKEVREKMIENLRAEKDQLVYMQEQIADMSKIVERRERRKDWRGYAEYGVSRALFLKELGTSRGK from the coding sequence ATGAAACAGCCTTCAAAAATACTATTGCTCATTATTTTTAGCTCGGTCATCTTTGCTGTGACCCGTTCGCCGGCTATTCTCGCTGAGGGAAACGCTGCCCAGAGCTCTTTTCCACAAAACGGCAACGACAAAGAAATGGAACGCGCCGCGAATAAAACTTTCCGCAACGGCGTCAAACTGTACAAGCAAGGCGAATATTGGAGAGCCGCGCAGGAATTGGTCATCATCATGGATTTTTACCCGCAATTCAACAAGCTGGATCGCGTGATAACTTATCTGGGCAAATGCTTGTTTCAGGAAGAATTATTCGCCGGATCGACCAGACTGTACGGCTATCTGATTAAAAAGTATCCCCGAAGTCCGATGATCGCCGAAGCGCTGTTGGGATTGGAAAATAATTATTATTCTCAAAGTAAATACAAACAAGCGTTGCGGGTATATTACGCGTTGATTAAAAAAACCCGCGATCGAAAAATTTTAAATGAAGCCAGCTATCTCGCGGGGCAATGCCATTACTATCTTAAAAATTACAACATGGCCATCGGCGTGCTCAAAAAAATAGATGGCCGCAGCGAATATTACGCCAGCGCGCTCTATACTGCCGCGTTGTGTTATTTGAAAAAATCGAACGTCGCTACTTCGGTGGATTATTTTCGCAAGATCACATCACTGCCGATAATCAGCCCGGAGCGCCGCGAAATTGTGGATAACGCCAGATTGACCCTCGGTCTCATTTACTACGAACTGCAGGCATACGACGCGGCGACGGGTCAACTGTCGGCAGTCGCAGAGGACCATGAAAATTATCAGGATGCGTTATTAGGACTTGGCTGGGCCTATTTAAAATTGAATGAATACGAGAAAGTGATTCATATTTTGAATAAGTTAATCAAAAAATACCCCGACAGCGAGAATGCGGAAGAATCCTATTTCCTATTAGGTCAATCTTACATCGCACTCGGCCGGTACGATGAAGCTATTGCTTCTTACAGGCGCATCTTTGAAATTTTTCCGGAGCGTCAAGACCTACCGGTTCTCGTACAAAAGGTCAACTATCATTTAAAAAATCAGCAGGGGCACATCGAGGATTTAAAAGTAAAAATACTCATTGAAGAAACAAAGTTGCTTGACGCTATTCCTTTGAACGGCCGTGGGCAGAAAATCCCGGACTATCTGCTCGCTGAAAAAAAGCGCTTAAAGGAAGTGCGCGAAAAAATGATCGAAAATTTGCGAGCGGAAAAAGATCAGCTCGTTTACATGCAAGAGCAAATTGCTGACATGAGTAAAATCGTGGAGCGCCGTGAAAGAAGAAAAGACTGGCGGGGATATGCAGAATACGGGGTCTCACGGGCTTTGTTTTTAAAGGAATTAGGGACAAGCAGAGGAAAATAA
- a CDS encoding S41 family peptidase, which produces MRGIRRSTFVLGVFVLISIGLIISVTQGYLFSADNTYKQLSRFMDVLKIIRSYYVEDVSTEKLITGAIEGMLEKLDPHSIYIEPKKLKEITEQFQGSYQGIGIEFIIQNKVLTVVAPIAGSPSEALGIRPGDQIVKIEGESAYGITEAEVQRKLKGPKGTKVTVTIRRPGMEDPFNLTITRDRIPIYSVMAHFMVDDKIGYIYVGRFAQTTVDEFDKAYRDLQAQGMSALLLDLRGNTGGYLDQAFKMADRFIDGGKKIVFTKGRIPESNTEFLSTDRATIPKIPLIILIDKGSASASEIVSGAIQDWDRGLIVGETSFGKGLVQTQIPLSDGSAVRITTARYYTPSGRLIQRSYEHGLMDYYTSGYDETVKNENNKNNHRPVFYTHAGRKVYGGGGITPDVKIKNKTITKFTTELIFKRLFFEFGSKYAAKHQRLKADFPQFKKNFVIDKTLLTEFRAFVERKGLKFKEDDFKQDLQYIKLMIKSDIARNLWGSKQYYEIRILGDDQVQEALNHFPEAARIAKISGWN; this is translated from the coding sequence ATGCGAGGTATTAGACGTTCGACATTTGTGCTCGGAGTTTTTGTTTTAATCAGCATCGGCTTGATTATCAGCGTGACTCAAGGCTATCTTTTTTCTGCGGACAACACCTACAAACAGCTTTCCCGATTCATGGACGTGCTGAAAATTATCCGTTCCTATTACGTGGAAGATGTGAGTACGGAAAAGCTAATCACCGGCGCTATCGAGGGGATGTTAGAGAAATTAGATCCGCATTCCATTTACATCGAGCCGAAGAAACTGAAGGAGATCACCGAGCAATTTCAGGGGAGCTATCAAGGGATCGGAATTGAGTTTATCATTCAGAACAAAGTGCTGACGGTTGTCGCGCCGATTGCCGGTTCGCCTTCCGAAGCTCTGGGAATCAGGCCAGGCGATCAAATTGTCAAAATTGAAGGGGAGAGTGCCTACGGCATTACCGAAGCCGAAGTGCAGAGAAAGCTCAAAGGCCCCAAAGGAACAAAAGTGACCGTAACGATTCGTCGTCCCGGCATGGAAGATCCGTTCAACCTGACAATTACCCGCGACCGAATTCCCATTTACAGCGTGATGGCGCATTTTATGGTGGACGACAAAATCGGCTATATTTATGTCGGCCGATTTGCCCAGACGACCGTGGACGAGTTTGACAAAGCGTATCGCGATTTGCAGGCGCAAGGCATGAGCGCGTTGCTACTGGATCTGCGCGGTAACACTGGCGGTTATCTGGATCAAGCGTTTAAGATGGCGGATCGATTTATTGACGGCGGGAAGAAAATAGTTTTCACCAAAGGGCGGATTCCCGAATCGAATACGGAATTTTTGTCCACGGATCGCGCGACGATTCCCAAAATCCCGTTGATCATTTTAATTGACAAAGGTTCCGCCAGCGCCTCTGAGATCGTTTCCGGTGCAATTCAGGACTGGGATCGCGGTTTGATCGTTGGCGAGACCAGTTTTGGCAAGGGGCTTGTTCAGACGCAAATTCCGCTGAGCGACGGTTCGGCGGTACGTATCACCACGGCGCGCTATTACACGCCGAGCGGACGACTCATTCAGCGATCTTATGAACATGGATTGATGGATTATTACACGTCGGGATACGATGAGACAGTCAAAAATGAAAACAACAAAAATAATCATCGCCCCGTATTTTACACCCATGCCGGACGCAAAGTCTACGGCGGCGGCGGCATTACTCCGGACGTGAAAATAAAGAATAAAACGATTACAAAATTTACAACGGAGCTGATTTTCAAGAGATTATTTTTTGAATTTGGTTCCAAGTATGCGGCAAAACATCAGCGATTGAAAGCAGATTTTCCGCAGTTCAAGAAGAATTTTGTCATAGATAAGACGCTGTTGACGGAATTTAGGGCATTTGTTGAAAGAAAAGGCCTGAAATTTAAAGAAGATGATTTTAAGCAAGATTTGCAGTACATAAAATTGATGATCAAATCTGATATTGCGCGCAATTTGTGGGGATCAAAGCAATATTATGAAATTCGCATACTGGGAGACGATCAAGTACAGGAAGCGCTAAACCATTTTCCGGAAGCGGCTCGCATCGCAAAAATTAGCGGTTGGAACTAA
- a CDS encoding energy transducer TonB gives MAFHKNPAVDLKLKYKRTIEFTTVISLLLCILIFQAFKKFEQKKVIKNIEIQKIEVDQIPQTKQEKLPPPPSRPAIPIESESEDIPDDATIDQTDINFDEVPPPPPAPPTDDDQIVFVPYDEAPSPIGGFGAIQRNLEYPEIARKAGIEGTVIVYAQIDRTGKVIRTKVVKPLGNSGCNEAAVKAIKAVKWKPAKQRDKAVTVWVSVPVKFKLK, from the coding sequence ATGGCGTTTCATAAAAATCCCGCAGTGGATCTTAAGTTAAAATACAAAAGAACCATTGAATTCACCACGGTAATTTCCCTGCTGCTGTGCATTTTGATTTTTCAAGCGTTCAAAAAGTTTGAGCAGAAAAAGGTCATCAAAAATATCGAAATTCAGAAAATCGAAGTTGACCAGATTCCTCAGACAAAGCAGGAAAAATTGCCACCGCCGCCGTCACGTCCAGCGATTCCGATTGAGAGTGAGAGCGAGGATATTCCGGATGATGCAACCATCGACCAAACCGATATCAATTTTGACGAAGTTCCTCCGCCTCCGCCCGCGCCTCCGACAGATGATGATCAAATCGTCTTTGTTCCCTATGACGAAGCGCCGTCGCCAATTGGAGGGTTCGGGGCAATTCAGCGCAATCTGGAGTATCCTGAGATTGCCCGAAAAGCTGGAATTGAAGGCACGGTTATCGTTTACGCGCAAATTGACAGAACCGGCAAGGTAATCAGAACAAAAGTGGTCAAACCGCTGGGAAATAGCGGCTGTAACGAAGCTGCTGTAAAGGCGATTAAAGCAGTGAAATGGAAACCCGCTAAACAGCGCGACAAAGCGGTAACTGTCTGGGTGAGTGTACCGGTGAAATTCAAATTGAAATAA